In Trichoplusia ni isolate ovarian cell line Hi5 chromosome 13, tn1, whole genome shotgun sequence, the genomic window AAGAATAGCAcaacaatatatacaaaaattggATGTCAATATAAGCATAAATTCGTATAAgaataaacctaaaaaaagattttcacaGCATTTGTTGGCATTGTCATTTTCTCAACATGGTTGAGAACATTTATGTGAATGTATAAGGCGATTTAGCAGTTAGATAAAGGGCCGGAAACGCCTGTACAGAAATGCGGGTTCCATAATTTATCATTGGAGTATACGgtatagtatttattatgttaGAGAATTGTTTTTGCTTATGGTCAATCTTAATTGTAACGGTATTAATTATTGGCATTTGGTTATTGCACTAGTCGACTTAAAAACCTTCTTTAAAACTATCTCCTACATTAAGGTATCAATAGCTTGTGCCgcaggggttttacaaacagGCGTTCGTCGATCACAAAATCCTTGTCTTGCGCGTGGATCGAACCTTCGACACGTCACGCACTGTAGGTTTGGCATGATGACCTGTACTCCTCAGCTATATGAGCGGTCAAAACAATACGATATgctcatcatctcagcctacagcttcccactgttggacatacGCCTTTCCGTTCGTTCTCCAGCGTGCCCGGTTAATTGCCACAGGTTGATGATACGGTTAATGATTTATTAACCCTAAAAAGCATGGTGTCTGTCTGATCTGTGTCATCCCAaacataacatttacaaaacagtTACAAAGTATTTATCCATACCCATATAGCCAAGTCTTGCACcaagaatattatataaacgATCACTCAAGCCATATGGTCGGTGGCCTACCAAAAGGTACAATGCAACAATTAGATAACAATAGGCATTCCGTGTGTGAATGTAACTATAGTGTGACATGCAACACGGCAGAAGTTGCTAGGTATTACAGTATGTTGGAGAATTATTGATTGGGAAAACAGGTCAAATGGAAGTCGAACTTGCGGCCACTCATACTGAGCCATTAACATAAGAAGCctcaatataaaatttagaaGATGTCAAACCAAAAAGGTTGTGCTGGTGGTGCGAAAAAATAGACAAACGTGTACTATaaaaattttaagaaacttaGCTTTTTAGGTCACAATTCGTTGACAAGCGGATATTCTCCCGCAGTGTTTGTTTTCGTCGCACAGGAGCAAAATTTATACAGTAGAAGAAGTCTGTCTAGATGTCTAACGATATCTACACGGAAGAAATTTTGTCAGGAGATATTCCTTTTCGGTAGGTAAGTTTGAACCGCAAGAAAGTTACACTTTTCTTGGTTAGGCGGAAGAACACTCATGGACAACCACTACCTCAAGTGCAGGAAGCCGGCAGTGTCAGACTCGTACTGACTGAACCTGAATCTTCTCATCTTCAACGTCTCTATATTTGATCGACAAAAACTACACTGCAATGCATTCAGTCAAGTCCTTATACCTTGGATTAGCTTACTATACCGGACAGTTTTTCACCTTcctaaatattcataaatccTTTAAGCGGCGTCTAAAAATCCCACAATTTTAAGCAAGTCTCAAATTCATATTTGAGTTAAAGATTTTAGCAGCTGTTCTTAAGATTTCAGTAGCAAAAAGAAGTCGATTATCCAACATAATGAAGCCGTTCAACAATTTGGTCCGAATGAGTCACGCCTGCAAATAACTCGGTAATGTAAACAGTTGTGTTTCcgtttgaaagatatttttaagtttgttttgttatgtaatGGCTGTTAGTAGTGCCTGTTAAGTTTGGTTTGAATTTCGCTGTGGTTTTTATTGATTCTTCAAGGAATTTTATATAGCTGGTCTAATTTCTGATTTGGTTGGTGGTTGTCTTCACATCTAGACATAGGCCGTTGTGTATATATGAGTTGGATTGATAGTCCAAATCCatttaatagggtatttgactaaataacAAACTATAACATCAGTTTCTAGTAAAAAGCGCTCACTGTATAAGTacaattcattatttgtttacgagataaaagaaaaagactcgccaatattttttgaaaatctgtctgacggactaaacagtcTTTTTTATGCAAACTGCCATATTATTAAAGGCGAGAAATTTCCGAAACGCGCGGTATTCTCACACTTTCTACTTTAAGGTCTAGTTTACATAAATTAGACCTTTAAAGGCCCACAAACCGCTTGAGTTTATTTAGCAGTGCTAGTTATCAATAGCTAACACCTGACGGTTAATTGAATTAGAACTAATGACGGTATATGTTTGTGctgagaaattaaaaaagggtttcggttcttaaatattatttgtacgagCATATCCAAGTTTGTAATAGATGTAGTTACTAAACATGTCAACGTGGTTTTGAAGACCTATTTTGAACTATGactattgaataaattataaagtatatCGTTGATTTTATAAGTTCACTTAACAAGTAACTAATATTATGCCTACCTGGAATAGAGAGAGTAGAGGAATAGGTTCAAAAGgcttactaaatatttatatagtacTTTTAGTgagaatgtttaattattaaacgatacaacggtttactcacgcgttggtatttatcgggattgcccgactagtttcgcgacgccgccgcgtcagctcatgattaaggactctatttttatccgaaactagtcgaactatcccgataaatacgagtttttttaaataatagtactaAACCTTTTACGATGAGTTCAGTTCACATGTTCCAGGACCATATAGGGGGAAGTCCCGTAACGCCGGACGGCACCTAGCGCCGGACACTCGTACTATTTAAGCGAGTGTCGACCCGTTCGATTCAAAATACAAGTGAAAGGGGTGCGGGGGTCACACAGGTACAGGGTCACGCGCCGCGCCTCGCCAGTGACATACACGGCCATGGCAGGAGCCGCTGATTGCAGTTTTAGGCGCGAAATCACGTCGTCAGCTAAATATCAATGTAAGTAATTCTAGTATATTTATGCATTTACATTTGAGTGGTATTCAACGATAAAAGTAGTACTTGATTGTTATCCGTAAAAtggtagaatattattaaatcttttaattaattttagtaggtaCCACCTAATGAACGAAAATGTCTGTCCCTTAGCACCGGACACTAAGTAGTCCCTTAGCGCCGGACAGTAAACATATTGATATTCCTTGTGAGAATTTAcgtcatttattataattatttaattttattttagagtatagaagaaagaagataataaaaatggaagagaagaaaaagaaaggATCTTGGGAGCCACAGAGCTTACAAActgctattaataaaattatggcAAAAGAACTCAGTGTAACCTAAAAAGgactaaataaaatctaattttgaaGTAGCAATGGAAGGTAAAGGAAAGAATACCAATGGAAAGAGCGTAGACAAGAGAAAAGAAGCGACAAACGTGaaacctaaagaaaaaaaagaagtgaaGTAGAAACATTGACTGAAACATCTAAGACAAACATAACAATTTGCTTAGTTTGCTTAGAAGCCTCTGAGGAAGCCTGGATCCAGTGCTCATCCTATCGTGGGTGGTTACATGAAGCATGTGCAGATATTCCAGAGTCTGGAGATGGCTACATATGTGAACGATGCAGGTTATTTTGAAATATCCGGTGCTAGGGGTATGGCACAAATATTGTCCGGTACTAGGTGCCactttttaaaatcatattttttgttaccaaaGTTTGAATGatggtattaattatttttaagcagaggttgcatttttgttaatttaatttgattcctAACTTTGTTATCTAATATAAGTCATAAAcgaataagcatttttttaaatattctttgttttatttataaataaccttaGGTGTCCGCCACTGGGGGACTTCCCCCTAAGCGGGCATCCTAAAATACGCTCATGTGGAAACACAGCTAATACGCAATTTGTGCGTCCTAACTAAGGTAAGTGGGTCAATTTACTGTACTTGACCATAGCCGGGAACCGCTCATTAATACGAGGCTATTGTGAACCGAGTTTAGACCCAGTATTGTTCGTAAAACGTGGATAATGTTTGttgaattcaatgtttttttttaaaacaggtACATTATTCACTTTTTCGTGAAAATTTTTAAGGTAGACACTAGGCACCAGGcactattttttgttaaacaatcaGTTTGAACAGCTTGACGGGCATTTGACCAGTTTTAATCAAGAGTATAAATGCAATGCAATTTAATTTGGTCCAGATTTTCTGGGATTAACAAGTCGTAGTAGCAAATGGTGTGGAGCAGATGGTTATCAATGAAACCTCCTTTTAATGGGAAGAGGCCTTTACTTAAAAGTGAGATACATGCcgatattattattctatacaattatttaacatCATTAACTTGGTATGAAATAACGTGAATGAAAGCGGGAATGTTATTAATCTCGTTTAATGGTTTTATCGTGTTAATTATCCGCTAATTTCCTGTCCATGCCAAATTTTATCTAAACCTGTTGCGCGGTCTGTGTGTATAATCGGAATTcacaaatacatttacatatttgtaaTTAGTGTATATTGTCAGAAAAAGTTAGATACAGACAGATAGAGaaacaaattagaaatatataggtAGTTAATAAGGTTGCCTACTTACTATAGTTAGGTAGGTCTACACTTAAAAACGATAACTCATCAAAAAGCAGACCTTAGCAAACATTACTTAACATCAAAAGATCTTCAAAGCAACAATATTTGACCCAATTCCCGTTATGTTACGTTCGATTGCAGTTTACTTAGTTGCCGGTATAACTGTAACTGTTGATCTCACCGTATAAGGTTCAAGTTAGCTCGGGTTAAGGTTAACCGCTAGTTATGACTGACTTATAAAATCATACAATGTattgaatgatatttttaactgGATTTTTGATGAAAGATGCAAAAGAAGAGCAGTATAAAGTGGGATTTCAATCCTTGTCAGAGACGTGTTCTCAAAGATGAGAAACGTTGTTATTTCcgttaaaaaaaggggtgttcTGCATTATTTTGGGGTATTTTAGTTAGAAACGGTAATGGCGCCGGATAATTCCATCAAAtccacataaaaaaacaatctctTCGAATACACATGAgtatttcaaacttttattatgTTCTAAACAATCTAAACATTATAGGGAAAACATCGAAGGGTGTGTTAAGTCACGTCAGAGGTGATTTAAACTCTGAAACCAGGttttacatcaaccatacgataaaaatacatatattatagtaaaGCATTGATAATTCTCTCTCGCTTCTATTTGTAGAAATTTGAGAAATGGTATCGAAACTGATATATTTGTTACACTTTTAGACTACGTAGCTAATTGACTTGAAACgccttttaaaatgtatgcttCCATACCGTTGCCGCgttgtaaaaatgtataaagttgTTATCTAAAATACGACATTCAGTTGAGTCCTGTAACTAGGCGTTTTTCGAGATTAATCCGAAATGAAATTCGTGAGAGGACAAGAACATTTATCTTCACACAACTTGGTCCTAAAAAATATCTCTTACATAAAATCTAAGTGCGGGATTCGTTTAAAAGAGTAGAGTAATCCATATATTTCACGttaataaacacaattaatctaaataacttgtaaaaaatatctatgttaaGCACAAATACAACTTAATCCCACAATACTCTACACAGTCAGTCAGATGTTCGTCGTGTAGAAAGTAACAACCCGCGATTCGAACGCCCGCTCTCGCGGCGCCACGGGTAACACTCTTACACAATCTTTTGTTCTGACTTACATATTATAAGTATGTTCTGTTTTGAGACTCTAAGCTTGAATGAAAGTTACAGAGCAAAGAAAGTCATTTCGTATATGATTAACTAACATGAAACTTGACTGCGAAATTTGGTAACGGGAATTACTGTAATAGAAACGGTAGGTacattaacaattatatttttaagatatatttttacttgCTATTCAATGCAATACTGCTTGTAAATGTGTGTATCCCTATACAAATAATACTCCCaactatcaaataataaaaacacagcaaataaataagtttaggAGTGAGGAAGTTTATTGatcattttatctttattacacaaaatattacatcattGGCATTTTAGTGTGACGTGCTTGAGAGTAAAGCTTACGGGTTGAGACGATACACAAGATTTATCCCATCTTATAACTAAGTCTATAACTGTCCCACCTACTTATCCCCCAAGAAATAGCCATGAACATACACGTATTACGAACAGTTACGATATGACCGCAAGACACACTGGTctgaattgaattattaaatcaataatagtATTTGTAGGCGCGCCTGAGTTTTGTAAGGTGACCATCAGTTTTTGTTATGGGTTCAGGACACGTCTCGTTGgagaaattaattgattttttgaaaatgaCATATTATAAGAAGGGGCTAAGAATAGAACAGTGTAGAATCAAATGAGGGAAACCTTTGATTAGCTGTAGGACACCACCAGTTGagtaacagataaaaaaatacaaacaaatagttACCATCTGGCTGTCTAATAAAAAACGTCGTAAAAAAATgtctagtaaaataaaacagtaaaataccccttaaaaataaagtcaatattttcatagaaaagtATGATGAAACTTgcattgctttttattttttcaaatacttaaatcataattttcaaGTTTGCAAAgatacaagaaaatacaaacataCGACTGATTTTAACACCTGTATTTTTAGAGGCCGAAGTCCAAAAGATTGGCTTGGAAGTCCAAGcctaacttatttttattttaatgtaaatatcacATTAAGATTTTATACAATACGAAAAGTGCATAGTACACACTACTAAGTACAAATATTTCACAAGCAACAGCTCATTAACAACACACTTTATAACATAATACATGCATATGCAAATTAGACTTACAACATGTTTCAAGTGATAAGTCACCTTTGAATTGATAATTTCAGTCAATGTAATTATTCGTTCTGATAAAGAAAcaattgctttaatatttatatctttgtttataatgttttgtgtCAAGATATTGTGTTGTTCTTATCGTGTTTCAAATTGATAAGAGGTGAACTTGACTGACCGTGGCTGGGATTTAATTGTGAATGGTTAAGTTAATTGTTTATTCGAAGATTTTTGgtaggtaatattataaaaacaaaatcgtgaAAATCACAAGGCTACCTATATTCTGTTGGCTTAGGTACTTGAAAACGATAAATTTTGATGTGAAGCTTTTGTCCGTTTGAAAATAACGCGtctgaaaataatgtaaagcaacaataaagtttacaaaacaaatatatttttcatgtgtttgtacaaaaatactacTTAATGTGTCTCGTTATCTTCGGTTTATCGGGATTTCGCAATCCCAATCTTGGCCATCTTTCAGTTCACTCAGTCCCAAAAAGCcttacaaaaatcttttatggCACACATGAGTCCCACAAATTCccataaatactaaatacatgGTCACCGTACCCGTCATATCGTCATGGTGCTAAGCACGGGCACAATGACTCTGGACGGCTGAACGCACACCAATGTTGACATACTATGACTATGAGAATGTATAGGTTGTCTAGCTATTGACTGTTACTGAAACTGAATGTTCAGAGGTTTCTGTGTCTGTAAAATGTTACTGAAGGTGCCATGAGGAtaagatgtataaataagtctgtgttttatttgttctgCCAGTGTTACTGAGAATGATTGGTGTTGATGGATTTAGGGTTCAGGACCCAAAGGAATCAAACGGATCCCTATTAAGGCTACGGTGGCTGTCCGACCGTCTAaaaccaggctgtatctcaaaaacCATTAGTTAGCTGGTGTGTAGCTGtggccgctataacaacaaataaaaaagcatataaatcaatttttattcgattatttcaaaattttacaggagatattttttttaataagtatttgtaaGAAGCCTTAATATCGAGAGTCTGACTTGAACTTAACCGTGATTTTTAAGTAGCTTATTTCATGTCTCATTACTAGACAAAGATGGGTAGACCTTTGACATTATCTTCATACTATGTATTCTGCAAAGGAGAATGACTCATTAGAGTtcgatattattatgtcatcCAGAtggattttgtaataaaactaacggccgctttctatattcgatctcaatccctaatttacggatcgagattgacatttgaatccatttacaacttttagtgtttctataaccgatccatggatcgttttctcgatctttttcttcaatctatctttgggagggcggatcgagattttagattggtatttgtacgaaagtgacagttatgcgttttctataaccgatctctggttttgacaaatcgatttttggccttttttgatctataattgcgatccccaattttttacggattgtactgagaaatctgttaaaatggaaatattttcaagtgataatgatagcgatcttgaagtattagctcagctatcggactgggatagtagtgacagcgaagtagaacaaactctgtccttaaaatttgtaattgtgattgtgatgtaggtatcgagtggttgttctgtactttacttgtaaacgggggtcaaggatttaagctgaagaccagcgctcagtaattcttttggattgctaagcataagctgacgcttaaacttttttgctctcggtattatagtttttgtgtactaagtacacttttaccaatatctgtaatactgcaATCAAtggataacgattataatattctcgtttagatttatttatttaaaaccatgaagtaacAGCAAAGAACttatactaaacaaaaattgaaacatatttcattattaaaaacacgtcagtctgattttgaagaagttggtggtgtggagagctcttgtaagaggtgctttggcgagcaaatttgttctcgcggtAGGAACCAgcagtaggtgcgggcttcgccgcccaCTCCGCCACTCAAgcactgcaatacttccgggtgattctccactctacgaagcaccttcaccaagtagacgaccagtgcaaactcccgtctcatatacagttgattattgccaaccatgcccagaacaaacagagtgggatccatgagtaggtagaacggatacaccccatacagtttcttgtacagatggcgcgtgaacttattctgaatgcgctcgaatattaccgctgtattctattgtatagctgagacatcggaaaaacaaacaacaaataaacttgcgattttaaaatatattatgttaatgtcaaactgactgacaacttttcgattgactgacgttccgttgctcatcaataaacgtttattgtcgtttatgctttttctaatcttcaggtagaattatagtatttaccgctacgacttcccaatcttttatttttgtattttgtggaatttctagtgattatacataaaatagataagctttaagaaaaaaaccacctttttactcattaataatcatgaagtactttttctgcacatgcgtaaaacaaaacgtttagcagggcgatctatccgatttttttcgatggatttcgagacgagatcgattaaagaaatgcagattcaagctcaatcgagggattgaaaaaaatctggattgatcggaatcttagattcgggatcgaatatagaaagcggccgtatgACATCGTCGAACGGTAAACATTATATTCGGTTAGTAAACGAATTTCACTGAAAGATCGCGTAAAATTTATAGTTTACAATTGTGATTTCACTTAAGTCTGATGAATCGTTTATAAGTGAAGTatactttctcatttataaagaaaaatccAAGTCGAATAACGAGTTTAGTCTAGGATTGTATTCTGTCTTAAGTCTTCATGAAAATAGTATATTCAATACTTAAAGTATCTTTCAGTTAGGGTCGTGTAGATGTATCGGTTTTGCTATAAGAATTGCTTAACCGTTACAATACATGAGGGTTAGCAGAATAAAACGGATTCTATACGTGTAAAAGACACATCCCTTGCTACAAAACTTCGCAAAGTTAGGGAATCCTCACGGACAACCCGCCCTTCAAGGGAGCAAGTTGGCAGTATCAGTAATGACCCTACATAGCCCGACGTACGTTATCTGCGTGCATTTCATGTTTACTACACAAACGCAGGgttaaggttttttaatatgctagcttttaatttatttgcggTTTTCGCTTTTTGTGTTATAGGGGCGGCAGGGAATAAGCGGCGCAAGGACGGAGACAGCCGAAAGAGTTCTGTGGTTGAAGGTAGGTGGCGCCTCCTAATGGTCCATTTTTCTGCGCTTTATttggtatatttaattatgcTGTTGTTCTTGGAGATTTTTTTGAGCTGAGATGGCTGATAATATAGAATTTAACGTTGTATTGATGTTGATTTTTTaagaatatcaaattattttcaatgacAGTTAAAATAGTCAATAGAATTAGTTTTTCTACAAAGtcataatttattgaaacaaaatatttttattgtaatgacCAGTTTCATTATAAGGTAATACGTATCCTAAGATAAATGCTTACTCATGAATATTCGTAAAcgacgacacaaggattaaatttgtCGAAGCGGAAGGCGTTAACAAAAAACGACTACAAATTGTTCCATTAACTTCACCTATACTTAAAAAGGATGGACCGATGACCTAAATAATGTACATGTCTTAGCCTAGATATGGGAGTCGGATTACCGGGTGTTGTGGAGCAACTTAGTCGGCGCCTACGCCCAGCATTTGGTTTCAATAGGCGAAATTGCTTGATTGAAACTTCCAGTTCCAGCAGTTGATTTCAATAGGCTAgcttaatttattgatatttaaaaacccTTCTTATCTTAACTTGATCGacgcctatgtccagcagtgagtTTTATCAGGCTGAATTGCTTGATTTCTACTTACAAAACCCTCATCTTAACTTAGTCTACGCCTGTCGAGCAGTGGCTTTCAATAGgctaaattgtttaatttatacttaaaaccCCTCTTTTTATCTTCCAGGATTCACTCTGAGCTCGTCTAACAACCTGGCCCGCCTCACAGCGCTGGCCCTCACTCACCTGCTCCTATCCTCGGCGTGTCCTCGCCTGCCCGCGCACACGCCGCTCCGCCGCGCCGCCGTCGACCTCCTAGGGAGAGGGTTCACTGTATGGGAGCCTTAT contains:
- the LOC113500322 gene encoding WD repeat-containing protein 7-like gives rise to the protein MLAFNLFAVFAFCVIGAAGNKRRKDGDSRKSSVVEGFTLSSSNNLARLTALALTHLLLSSACPRLPAHTPLRRAAVDLLGRGFTVWEPYLDVSHVLLGK